In Longimicrobium sp., the DNA window AAGCTCTGCAACATGACCAACATCAAGGAGCGGCCTGAGGAGATTGAGGGCCGCCTGGTGCCGGGGCACTGGGAGGGCGATCTCATCCTCGGTGCCGGGGGCGCCAGCGCCGTGGGCACGCTGGTGGAGCGCACCACCCGTCTGGTCGTGCTGGTGCATATGCCGACCCGCAAGGCCGAGGTCGCAGCCTCGGCCTTTGCCGGCGCGCTGAACGCCATCCCCGCCCCGCTGCGCAAGACGCTGACCTACGACCAGGGCAAGGAAATGGCTGGCCATGCAGGCCTGGCCGCGCAGACCGGCATGCGCATCTTCTTCGCCGACCCGCACTCACCCTGGCAGCGGGGCGCCAACGAGAACACCAACGGCCTGCTGCGCCAGTACCTGCCGAAAGGCAGCTCCCTGGCCGGGCTGGACCAGAGCGAGCTCGACCTGGTCGCCGCCAGCCTCAACGATCGGCCCAGGAAGACACTCGACTACGCCACGCCGAATGAGGCCTTCAACAGCCTGCTTGCCAAACTGGTCAGCGGGGGCAAGACACCAAACGGCGGTGCTGTTCGCTACGGAGTTTGAATCCGCCCGGTCGCCTATCGCTGGTATT includes these proteins:
- a CDS encoding IS30 family transposase, whose translation is MAVQRRGLTVVDRTLIELRRRDGWSIRLIARELGRSSGTICDEIGRHGDAAGYLAATAEADAAASRRRSGRKPRLMPDGPLFAEIARLLRLGWSPEQISGRRKRIENGMEQPSGLRVSHEAIYTALYALPRGELRRELLSYLRQAKPVRGRKPKGSERRGKLCNMTNIKERPEEIEGRLVPGHWEGDLILGAGGASAVGTLVERTTRLVVLVHMPTRKAEVAASAFAGALNAIPAPLRKTLTYDQGKEMAGHAGLAAQTGMRIFFADPHSPWQRGANENTNGLLRQYLPKGSSLAGLDQSELDLVAASLNDRPRKTLDYATPNEAFNSLLAKLVSGGKTPNGGAVRYGV